From Solea senegalensis isolate Sse05_10M linkage group LG7, IFAPA_SoseM_1, whole genome shotgun sequence, a single genomic window includes:
- the mesd gene encoding LRP chaperone MESD, which translates to MAADFRWRCAALLLCAALVCILATNGDEKPQKKKKDIRDYNDADMARLLEQWEEDDDIEEGDLPEHKRSPPPIDLSKMDASKPEDLLKMSKKGRTLMVFATVSGSPTEKETEELTGLWQGSLFNANYDIQRFVVGSNRVIFMLRDGSMAWEVKDFLVSQERCLDVTVEGQVFPGKAAKKDDAKHDQQNETNAQKKSSKKKKKKAESQKPDVEGNRASHLKNEL; encoded by the exons ATGGCGGCGGACTTCAGGTGGAGATGTGCGGCTCTTCTGCTCTGCGCCGCTTTGGTTTGTATTTTAGCGACAAACGGCGACGAAAAGccccaaaagaagaagaaagacatcCGCGACTACAATGACGCAGATATGGCGCGACTCCTGGAACAGTGGGAG GAGGATGATGACATTGAAGAAGGTGACCTCCCAGAGCACAAGAGGTCTCCTCCCCCCATTGATTTATCTAAGATGGATGCCTCCAAACCTGAGGACCTGCTCAAAATGTCCAAGAAGGGTCGGACGCTGATGGTGTTTGCGACGGTGTCGGGAAGTCCCACTGAGAAAGAGACCGAGGAGCTCACAGGCCTGTGGCAGGGAAGTCTCTTCAACGCCAACTATGATATTCAGAG GTTCGTGGTGGGCTCCAACAGAGTGATCTTCATGCTGCGGGACGGCAGCATGGCCTGGGAGGTCAAAGACTTCCTGGTGTCTCAGGAGCGCTGCTTGGACGTCACAGTGGAGGGACAGGTTTTCCCCGGAAAGGCTGCCAAGAAGGACGACGCCAAACACGACCAGCAAAACGAAACCAACGCCCAGAAGAAGagcagcaagaagaagaagaagaaggcggaGAGCCAGAAGCCGGACGTCGAGGGCAACAGAGCCAGTCATCTGAAAAACGAGCTGTGA